One segment of Macrotis lagotis isolate mMagLag1 chromosome 1, bilby.v1.9.chrom.fasta, whole genome shotgun sequence DNA contains the following:
- the TRADD gene encoding tumor necrosis factor receptor type 1-associated DEATH domain protein isoform X1 yields the protein MADVFRKMADDLQEWSGSAYLFVESSMDKVILPNLYQDPQWKPDIFRILKLALEGCTGNQDGAQILKIHCSEAQLIVHLKFCGQERCSRFLRSYREGALRAALQKSLVALLGHGQVPLHLQLRVGSERLDLMLQEEERCLRCILQAKPDRLRDEEIGELEDAFRSLTCDPGGGGVLPSAPEASAPKTPVRAPPSPAVPQTFVFQGQQIANRPLNLEDQQKFARSVGRKWRTVGRALQCRALREHDLEALAYEHDRDGLYEQAFQLLHRFVLAEGRRATLQRLVEALDRSSLTSLAEDLLGLRGHREDQDQGEDQDEGA from the exons ATGGCAGATGTCTTCAGGAAGATGGCAGATGACCTCCAGGAGTGGAGTGGCAGTGCCTACCTGTTTGTGGAATCTTCGATGGATAAAGTAATTCTCCCTAATCTATATCAAGATCCTCAGTGGAAGCCGGATATATTTCGCATCCTTAAATTGGCACTGGAAG GATGTACCGGGAACCAGGATGGAGCGCAGATTCTGAAGATCCACTGCAGCGAAGCGCAGCTGATCGTGCACCTCAAGTTCTGCGGCCAGGAGCGGTGCAGCCGCTTCCTCCGGAGCTACCGGGAGGGGGCTCTGCGGGCCGCCCTCCAGAAAAGCCTGGTGGCCTTGCTTGGTCACGGCCAGGTGCCGCTGCACCTGCAGCTGCGGGTGGGCTCCGAGCGCCTGGACCTGATGCTGCAGGAGGAGGAGCGCTGCCTGCGCTGCATCCTTCAGGCCAAG CCGGACCGGCTTCGAGATGAGGAGATAGGCGAGCTGGAGGACGCCTTCCGGAGCCTGACCTGCGACCCAGGGGGCGGGGGAGTTCTGCCCTCTGCCCCGGAGGCCTCCGCCCCCAAGACCCCAGTCCGTGCACCCCCTTCTCCCGCGGTGCCTCAGACCTTTGTGTTCCAGGGTCAGCAGATTG CTAACCGTCCGCTGAACCTGGAGGACCAGCAGAAATTCGCCCGCTCCGTGGGTCGCAAGTGGCGGACGGTGGGGCGGGCGCTGCAGTGCCGGGCCCTTCGGGAGCACGACCTGGAAGCCCTGGCCTACGAGCACGACCGCGACGGGCTTTACGAGCAGGCCTTCCAGCTGCTACACCGCTTCGTGCTGGCCGAAGGCCGCCGGGCCACCCTGCAGCGCCTCGTCGAGGCTCTGGACAGGAGCAGCCTCACCAGCCTGGCCGAGGACCTGCTGGGGCTGCGGGGGCACCGGGAGGACCAGGATCAGGGAGAGGACCAGGATGAGGGGGCCTAA
- the TRADD gene encoding tumor necrosis factor receptor type 1-associated DEATH domain protein isoform X2: MTWDEACRCTGNQDGAQILKIHCSEAQLIVHLKFCGQERCSRFLRSYREGALRAALQKSLVALLGHGQVPLHLQLRVGSERLDLMLQEEERCLRCILQAKPDRLRDEEIGELEDAFRSLTCDPGGGGVLPSAPEASAPKTPVRAPPSPAVPQTFVFQGQQIANRPLNLEDQQKFARSVGRKWRTVGRALQCRALREHDLEALAYEHDRDGLYEQAFQLLHRFVLAEGRRATLQRLVEALDRSSLTSLAEDLLGLRGHREDQDQGEDQDEGA, from the exons ATGACCTGGGATGAGGCCTGCA GATGTACCGGGAACCAGGATGGAGCGCAGATTCTGAAGATCCACTGCAGCGAAGCGCAGCTGATCGTGCACCTCAAGTTCTGCGGCCAGGAGCGGTGCAGCCGCTTCCTCCGGAGCTACCGGGAGGGGGCTCTGCGGGCCGCCCTCCAGAAAAGCCTGGTGGCCTTGCTTGGTCACGGCCAGGTGCCGCTGCACCTGCAGCTGCGGGTGGGCTCCGAGCGCCTGGACCTGATGCTGCAGGAGGAGGAGCGCTGCCTGCGCTGCATCCTTCAGGCCAAG CCGGACCGGCTTCGAGATGAGGAGATAGGCGAGCTGGAGGACGCCTTCCGGAGCCTGACCTGCGACCCAGGGGGCGGGGGAGTTCTGCCCTCTGCCCCGGAGGCCTCCGCCCCCAAGACCCCAGTCCGTGCACCCCCTTCTCCCGCGGTGCCTCAGACCTTTGTGTTCCAGGGTCAGCAGATTG CTAACCGTCCGCTGAACCTGGAGGACCAGCAGAAATTCGCCCGCTCCGTGGGTCGCAAGTGGCGGACGGTGGGGCGGGCGCTGCAGTGCCGGGCCCTTCGGGAGCACGACCTGGAAGCCCTGGCCTACGAGCACGACCGCGACGGGCTTTACGAGCAGGCCTTCCAGCTGCTACACCGCTTCGTGCTGGCCGAAGGCCGCCGGGCCACCCTGCAGCGCCTCGTCGAGGCTCTGGACAGGAGCAGCCTCACCAGCCTGGCCGAGGACCTGCTGGGGCTGCGGGGGCACCGGGAGGACCAGGATCAGGGAGAGGACCAGGATGAGGGGGCCTAA